GCAGGCAGTCGGGCTCGGTGTTCAGGCCTCAACAAGCCAGCAGGGCGCTCTGAAGCGGCCCCGACTGGAGGTCGCGACTCACGCAGGTATCGTCGCCGGAGAGCACTGATAACTCCCTACGGGAATTGCAGCATTAGAGGCTGCGTCCATGTCGATAGCGCCCACAGCGGCCTTGGGAGGGGTAGTCGCTCCAACTCTGCCGGGACCTGACGCCCACGTTCACGTTGATATAATCGCGGCACGGTGCGGCGCTTCGTGCGTGAGGGTGCGACGCGCTGCCGCCGTTCCCAAACTCGCGCCTGAGTGGCCAACTGCAGGGACAGATGCGTGCTAGCAACAATAGGGGCGCCGTCGGCGTGAAGGCGGACTAGGGCGCATGGCTGCCGAGCCGGCGACGGCCGGCACCTCCACGCCGCCACTGGCCGGGTGGCCCCTGGCATCGCTGCCGGCCCGCGTCAAGGTAGCCCTCCTCCTGGTCGCCGTCGGTCTCCTGACCATTGCCGGCGTTGTCGCCTCCCGTGAGTACCCGCGGCCGGGCCTTCGCGACGCCACCGAGCTCGAGCGTCAGATCATCGCCGTCTTCCGGGACCCGGCGGTGGAGGTCTGGGACGAGACGCTGATCGGTGACCTCCTGGTCGAGCGCTTCTATATTGCCGATGTCGTGACCGGGGAACGCTACGTAGCCGACCTCCTCAAGGGCCGCATCGACGGCATCGAGGTCGTGCCGCGCGAGGACCAGCCGGAGGCAGCGGTCTACCTGTTGAAGAGCCGCGAGATGCGCCGCGACAAGGCGTTTTTCAATGCCTACCTCAAGGCCGTCGTGGACCCGGCGGCGCTGCCCGGCCGGTACCTCGGCGCAGTCATGCCCTCCGGCGACAGCGACGCCTTCCCAGTGAATTACACGGGCGAGCTGCCGGCCGAGCGCTGGGCCTTCGCGGTAGGGGACTTCAGTGACCCGTACGCTTATGCCCTTCGTCAAGATTACAGGGAGATCACGGCGCCGCGCGGCATCAACGTGCGCGGCTACATCTACGTCCTGAATACGTCGGACTTGCTGCCCGTCTTCAAGAGCGAGTTCGGCCTCGGCAAGACCGTCTTCGTCTCCGAGCTCCTGGTCGTGGACGCGACGGCGCGCGACAACAAGGTGGTCTACTTCCGTCTGCTGGATCAGTACCCGCGCTCTCCCAACCCCTGAGTGCGGCCTGATGCGCCTTCAAACCCGGAGGTTCCGGCCTGCGCCGGCGGGCCATTGCCCGCCGGACGAGATGGCCTCCGTCCCCACCTGCCGTGATACCGTATCGCCAGCGATAGGGAGGGTGCCATGAAGCTGGGCGTGATGATCGAAGGCCAGGAGGGGCTGAACTGGGAGCGCTGGAAGGAGATCGTCCGGGCGACCGAAGAGCTTGGCTACGAATCTCTCTGGCGCTCCGACCACTTCTTCTCCCTGATGGGCGCCCGCGACCGTGACGCCCTCGAGACCTTCGTTTCCCTGGTGCACGTTGCCGAGAACACGTCGCGCATCCGCTTCGGCACGCTCGTGTGCTCGATGACCTTCCGGCATCCGGCGCTCGTCGCGCGCATGGCCGCGGGCATCGATCGCCTGTCCGGCGGGCGTTTCATCCTGGGCATCGGGGCCGGCTGGAACGTGCCGGAGCACGAGGCCTTCGGTATCCCCTTCCCGCCTCTGAAGGAACGCATGGACATCCTCGAGGACTCGGCGGCGATCATCACGGGCCTCTGGCGCGAGCCGTCCTTCACGTTCAAGGGCCGCGTCTTCGAGTTGAAGGACGCGCGACTCAACCCCAAGCCGGCGCAGTCGCCCGCGCCGCTGCTGATCGGCGGCGGGGGCGAAAGGCGCACGCTGCGCGCTGTTGCGCGCTACGCCTCGGAGTGGAACGTGACGCCGATGCCAATCGAGCGCTACCGGCAGAAGGTCGCTGCCCTCGAAGGGC
This genomic interval from Dehalococcoidia bacterium contains the following:
- a CDS encoding TIGR03560 family F420-dependent LLM class oxidoreductase yields the protein MKLGVMIEGQEGLNWERWKEIVRATEELGYESLWRSDHFFSLMGARDRDALETFVSLVHVAENTSRIRFGTLVCSMTFRHPALVARMAAGIDRLSGGRFILGIGAGWNVPEHEAFGIPFPPLKERMDILEDSAAIITGLWREPSFTFKGRVFELKDARLNPKPAQSPAPLLIGGGGERRTLRAVARYASEWNVTPMPIERYRQKVAALEGHCAAAGRDPSTIARSMMCGFIVGRDEAEALERVRALQQVMPMLAQTPAEQVLRGMAGRGWLAGTPEQVVVQIKALEAEGISRIMLQHHNQTDFDALELIAAEVMPRV